In Oreochromis niloticus isolate F11D_XX linkage group LG22, O_niloticus_UMD_NMBU, whole genome shotgun sequence, the sequence TCTGCGCTGATTTCCCCCGAAGCGATGTTGTGTTCTTGCATCTTCTCAAAAGTTGATTGTGTGCGGCTGATTGTCTAGCAAGACGTCaaccttcttcagcttcttcctAAAGGCATTCTCAATGAACACTGTGGCTTCGGGAGAATAAGGAGCAGTGACAGAGGAGATCGGGTCGTGCCGCAACCACTGCACAGTATTCAGGATTTCCCGCTCTGGTACAGAATTGGAGATTTTCTCCAGAAGCAGTTTAACATCATAAACAGCTCCCATCACAAAGTCTTTGAAACCAGATACGGTGATTATGGTCCCCTGAATCTGGACCTCAACTGCATGTTTCCTCTTGATAACGTCCAGACATGTCTTGTAGTACTCGGACATATTCCTCAAGTTCCTGTGCTCTATTTTCTCCTCAACCTGTCTCTGGCTCACCTTCTTACCAAAGGCTATGTCCACCCGAATCAAGTCACAGTTATAGCCTGCAAACACAAATAACTGGATGGTGTTGGCTGCTTCAATTGCATCTTTCAGGGGAATATTAATATTAGCCTTCTTTGGCTGGTGCACCTGGGGTGTCTTATCAGCCCCATTAGAAGAGCTTTCTTTTTGGCTCATATTCCTGGACAACTCCAGGGCTTTCTGCAGCTGCTCCTCTTCGTCCTCCGGGGTCCAGTGGCTCGACTCCATGGAGTACTGGATAGCTAAAGACAGCTGGGCCTCTTCCTCCAGATTGCTAGAATGGCCCAGAGCTCCATTATTGAAGAATAAGCCGCTTGCAGTGTTCTGAGCTGAGTCAGCATCTGTCACATCAGAGTCCTGGTCCATCAGACTGCTTGGGTCATCTGACGCCGTGTACAGGTCTACGTTATCCATGTTTTCCTGCTGGTCTGAAGTGGGCACACCTTGCACCAGTCTCTCATCGATAGCCGAGACGATTTTCTTCGCCTCCTCTAAAAGACCTGCAAAGAGTTAAATACACAGTTTGAAGCTGCATAGAACTGACAGATACctgcaaagaaaccaaagatgCTACCTCCATTTGAAGCATCAATTTGCATTGAAGCTGACTTCAACTCCTGCGTAGACATTTTCTGGAAGTTTTTGTGAAACATCATCTGCCACGCAGCTTCAAAGATGTCctggaataaataaaacatttgcacGTTTTAGCACGTTCCAACTTAATGTTAAATGAATTACAACTTCAAAAGACATCCTTAGTAAGGTAACACACTATATGAGTAGTTTTGTATATCTGGACTTTTTAGTTAAAAATTCCAGAGCATGGGTTAAACAATCTTAAAATCTTAAATATATCTTCAAATTCTATGGGTTGATCTGTTGTGAAGGACAGCTTTTACCAGCCAAGAGCTATCATTAAATTAAAACCAGTTTTATCTCCCAAAGATTTACTGGATTTAAATCTGCTTACATCTATTTATCACTTCTCAGCTGGACTATTGTAACTCACAGGATATAGGGCTGcttattttcagtcttttttaaaagctgtaaAGAACGACAACACATCACTTCTGGTCTGGTAGAACTGAACATCCTGCCagcaaaacactgaacagattttatttgtattgtaaGCCCTCCATGgatcagctgcaaaagcagATATGCATCCACTGTCAACATTTTCTTACTGCCCTTTTATTAATTAATCATTTCTATTTGCAGATGtcttatattttaaatctttcattGATTTACTGTTATtctgtttcattattttatagATCTCTGCTCACCTCGTATTGgttacattttctgtcatttggATTTCATGTTTAGTGGTTGACTTAGTCTTCTACACTACCTATTTAGTGTTGTCTTATTCTGTATATTTTTGCATAACTAGAACATTATTCCAGCAATGTGGGAAacaactacttttttttttaatgttctaaaATTAAAGTCAAGCCTTGAAAgtataaaaatcaaaaacaaccaCCTACAAATCTGTCAAGATAAAAGGAAGCAGTTTACTTTGaaagcacagaaacacacataagATTACAGAAACAAGCTTGATTTCTTCCATCATTACCTGGTGTGGCAGGGGCTTCCAGGGCACATATTTGGGGCTGATGTGGACACAAAACTTTGCCTCCATCTCATTCAGAATGCTCTGACACTCCTTTTCACCTAAAAACCGGGCCACTCCTGGAGTGTTTACTGTGATGGTTCTGGTGCAGATTGAAGAAACTACACCTTGCAGCACCTCCTCTGCCATTTGGCAAGCAACAACGTGCCCGTGGATCTGTCAGGTACATCCACACACaggtaaaaatataatttataaaCACTCTGAATATAATGATGTTTACACTGCTACAGCCTTTTACATGTGATCCTCATACACACCTTTAACCCACAATTATCCTCGGCCTCTAGTGGAAAAATAGACACTTGGTCCATGTCAGCCAAGAGCTGATGACAGTGGATCTGAATGTACTTCAGCATGCCCGGCTCCATAGAGATGACCGTCTCCCTTTCAATGGGTGTAGTCAGAAACTGCATGATGGCGGCCTGCTTCTCATTCTCCATCCCCGTCAGAGTCCAAACATCAATATTTCCTCCTCGTTCTGACACCTTTACCGAGCAGAAACTCAGAGTCTGCAGGAACTCTGACCACTCTCTGCAATacagcatgcactcattttcctGGTCCACCGGCATGCTGAAGTAACACACTTGGGATTTTAAAAAGCTGCACGCCTTTTTGGCCGAGTCCTGGGTTAGAGACGTTACGGTAATATTAGAGTCTGATACGGTGTACAGAGTAGAGGAGCTACTTTGTGTCATGGCTTGCAGAAGCCGTTCCTTTACATCTTTTCTGGCAAGAAATTGAGCCTTTTCCAGCTCAAGGGTGAAATGAGCCTCTGCTATGTTACAGAGAAAGTCCATGATGGTTTGTTTAACCTGCTCTGCCTGTGCTCTATCAGGTCCTTCAACGTAAACACCATCGTCTTTAGTTTGGATAATAACATTTGGGTTAGTGTTCTTGATGTCCTTTTGAATGGTACTATGCTGAAACAAAGCATGTTTCCCTGGGTCTGTGAGAGCAATATGACATGTTATTGTATCTGAATCATCACTTTGATCCTCCATGACTTCCTCTGCCTCCTCTTCTttcacctcctccacctcctctacctccacctccacctcctctacCTCTGTTGGTAGAGGAGGTGGAGCAGCAACGGGCTCCAAAGCCATTTCACTCAGGGGGTGATTGCTGGAACTGGCTGCCGTGGGAGGACTCGTCTGCATCTCAATATCATTCACCTCCTCAGAGTTCTCAGTTGTGTCTTGGCTTGTCTCAACTTCTTGCGATGTTTTACTTTCTACAGGTACAAGAAAATTGAAGTAGGGCTTCACTGAGAGCTCAGCACCCTCAAGTTTGTGTGAGAGAGCCAGGACAGCATCCACAGCTGttcaaggaaaaacaaacattttcagaaaacaagaaaacggTCAAAGCACACAAGTTTTAAAGGTTACAGTGTGTAAAACTTACATTCATAGTTACAGAAGGACACCTTTGCTGTACTCTCTGACAGGACGATGACCTCCTTCACGTCCTGGTTCCCGCCACGACTGCTCTCAAAGTACAAAGTGACATGGTCCGGAGTGGTTCCAGGGTGCAAATTCTCCACTAAGATTGAGTCGGGTTGTTCAACCTGTTCCACGGTTACTTGAGCCCCATCAAGTGTCCTCTTAGAGATTTGTGTGTTAAGTGTTTGGAAATCTGTAATATGAACAACATATTTCAGTCAGGACCACTGCACTGCACCAATCCATCAAGTAGAATTTGAATTATTTCACGAGCGGCCTGCTActacaaaaacaggaagaatcTATGGACCAAAGTCATTAAGATTCACTATCTGGTCTAAATCAactctttgtttttaagaaaaattaaAGATATGCATTCAGTCGACCTGTTGCGAGCGGTTCGCGGAATTGAATGAGGATCAAATCTCTCCCCGGTGAGGCAAACAGGTTGTAGTCTTCCAGTCCCATTGTGTTCTCCACGTAGAGCTCTATCATCTCTGTATCAGTGTTGGGGTTGATCCCCCGCAGCAGGAGTCTGCATGAGTCCTTTGAGGCAGGCTTTCTCACACTCAGCTCAGCATTATGCAGAACGTGGTGCCCTTTAGACAGCACTCGGGCTGCAGCTAAAAATGAGTGGAGCGGAAAGAAGAGAATTAGTAAGCAGTAAATATTTAGCACCGTCTGTATCTGTTGTCTTGaattaaaatgttcttttgAACACAACAAGGTTTTGGTTCTACTCAAGTGCTTCTTACTATAAAGAGAGATGTTTACAAGTTTTTAAACAGTCAGGTTATCACAGGTCATTATACAGGCCAgcatttttttaacagtgtctTCAACAAATTTGCAGGATCACATTTTGTCTTACACAGCAGCATCTCTGCATCAAGATGATTCTCTCTATCCTAACTCTGGGAGACTATTTAAGTGTTGACAGTGGTGCTGCACTGCATGCTTAAGTTGTTTCTACACAGATATATTACCTAAGTTTACTGGTACTTACAGAAATTAGACTACAAATAGGGCAGAGAAATATAGCGCCTAATAATAGTGAGTTAATGAAACGGGGATAATATTTGTGGTCGATCTCATTCGAGATTCACTCACATTTCTACCCAAGCAATCATCACAGTACTCAGGCATTTAGCAAAGGGAAAAAGGCCGTAGTGCAGCAGTGCTGAGACGGGTCTGTACCAATTTTTTATAAGGAAGAGTGACCACACAATCTAAATCACTTCTAAGCTTGCACTCCATGATAGAATATTTCTAGGTTAAGGCAGCAGCTCCGAGGAGATTCTGTGAAGTCTGTGAATACAGGCTCTGGACAATATGCTGTGTCCTGTGCCAACCCTAAAAATGGCACTGCAGAGGAAAGCCATCGGCCAGCACAGTGATAACGTGGACAGCTCGAGCCTGTTTGGGGTCCAGGGTGAAGTTTTGAATTGAGTGAATTAATACAAATAATCAGCTCAGCTCTGTGTTGTTCACACACAGTATttatgattttttaaattaaatgtctgaactgagaaaatgtaccatttaaagaaaaatattgcctcattttgaatttgatggcggAAACATGCCTCAGCAGTTGGACGTTTGGAAGAGGACTGTTCACCCATTCTTATCTGATATAGGATTTTAGCAGTTAACAGTCCTACAGTTTTTGTTTCATGATGCTCCAAATGCTTTAAGAAGGTTCAGTTCAGCACCTGGACTACAAAGCAATGATGTGGTTATCTTACTGAAATTATAAAGGCCTTCCCAGAAAAAGATGTCTAAATGGGACCATAGATGTGAAATCTCTACATAACTTTCAGCattccagatgtgcaagctgcAAACCCACAGGTACGATGCATCCCCACACCATCAGAGACGCAGCCTTTTAACGGGACACAGATATAGATTCTGATGGTCTCTCTCTGGAGTAAGCATCCGTGTTTTCTAAAAAGTATTTCAAAACGTGATTCATCTGACCACAGGACAGTTTTCTCTCAGTCGATTTTAAATGACCTTTGGCCACGAGAAGATGGTGACTTCTGGAATCCCTGAAAGAGACCGTGGAGGGATTCCCATGACAGACtcatgcctgtttttaatgcagtgctgaATGAGGGCCTGAAGATCACAGACATCCAAGattgatttttctgaaatatGTGAGAAAATCAATCTTTGATGGCCTTCTTTTAATGATTTATGTGAATAAGGTGATTAGATATTGCAATTTTACAAACTGTGGATTACAATTAAACCACAATTTGTAAATGCAGTTTTTTGCAGACTGGTGAACCTCTGCATATCGTTGCTTCTGAGAAACTGCCTGTCTTTTGAAATGCAATCATGTCACTGCAAATAAACCTAATTAAGTCCAAAATGTTCTTACAGCCTTTTCTTTTCAGTTCCACTtatttttccagccttttgttgctcccaacttccaactttgttaaaagaagaggaaatGCTACACTGTAATCAACACCCTTGATCCCTTGATCTCtttttaaaagtacattttctcagttcaaacatttgatatgtctgTGTTCCTCTTTGAATAAAATATGATCAGAATTGCAGATCACTGCATTCATTCACCCCCACTGTTTTGGAATTGGGATTGTATTACTACTAACATATTTGTAGTAGCAGGATTTTGCTGTTGGTATGGAGCTCATGAACTATTTTGTATCCAACTGGTACTAATGATTATAAAGAAGAACTGTATTAAGTCATTATGTTCAGTATAGCTTAATCTACTAGTTATTTCCTCTGTTGTCTAATTAGTTCTGACTATACAGTggtttgaaaatgtgtttgcCCCTTTTCCTTatttcctagtgttttgcatatttgtcacactttcaTGTTTCAGAGcctcaaacaaattttaatattagataaAGATAAACTGGGTAGgtacaaaacacagttttaaatgatgatttcattgatTAATTCAGAAATGTTATCTAAACCTACCTGATCCTTtgtgaaaaaagtaattgcccaTCTTTTAAAATCATGAATTAGCTGTGATTAACCACAGCTAATTAATCTAAAGCATGAATCTAATCTATAATCTGAAGCAGTAAAAGTCTGAAAGCTCAGAAATTAAACTTttcaaatcactcaaaatatgaaGGAAACGTCCCTTTTCTCTTAGCCCACTTTGGACTAAGTTTGGTCCATTTTAAGGGGACTATAGGTGAAAAATCCTTTATGTAAGAAATttggaaaaaaagacaagaaacaaATGACTGTCTGTTCACAGTGACTTGCCTGCTGCATCTTCAAACACGACTGTAGCGCGGTCGCCGTTCTTCACCACAGATACAAGTGGACCTCCACCAGAGCGCCGCTTGTTCTCAAAATACAAAGACAAAAGCTCCTCATCTACTCCTTCAGGCACCTCCGACACCTCCAACGTCCTCTCCTCCACTCTTTCACCAGGCATCCTAAACAAAAATAgagaaacatgttttatttctctGTCAAAACAATGCCAAAGGTTTGCTTGTTCCAGCTTTTCAACTGTGAGGACTTCATATTTCATATTGACTTTGCCTTCATAAATGCCCCAAAATGATGGAATTACATGGTACATGGTATATGGTACAGCTTTATGACATTAACACAAATCAAACAATAATGGAAGAATCAAATGAAGGAAACCTGCACAATATTATATACAACAACAATATTAATAACAAGGTTCTGCTGTGACAATTACTGCAGTAGTACAGTTGCACACATGGCCCCACCATGCAGGTAAACAAGTACAGTACAGGGACGTACACAAAAGAGCATAAAGTTTCACATCTGTCTATAAGAAGTGGCATAGGAAGTAGCTATTATCGACACATGTCACGGTTTCTGTCTTGCAATAACgtgttaataaagttttaaactGTCACTTTTAAACCTGTAAACATGGAAGAAAGGAGAAACGAGGAAATAAGGAGGCGAGTCTACAGTAAAGGAATCTGTAGTCGctactttttctttaaattataaTTATATAGCTTACTTTGACAGATAGTTAGAGATTAGTCATAGTTTCGCTTGACAGTTGTAAGCAGAGACAGCTTTAAAGTGGTGAATCTCTGTTTAAAATACGATGGCTGCCATCGAGTATGAGCCTGTCATGTCAGTGTTTATGGCCTACATAGCACTGCTCGTAGCTACCTTACAGGAAGCCCGGCCTCTGCATAATTTTAAGGACCAAAATAccgtgctgctgtttttaattaGCTACACAGAACATATTTCTTAGTCTGACAATAAGCGTCACAGCAGCgcactttttttaaactgcgTAGTTAACCTAAAGTTCATGTACAGCACGCTGTCATTTTGCTAACAGGAAAGTGAAACTAGCGGCTACAGCAGCCATGTTCAGtcactgaagttgttgttagtCGCAAAAGCTATTTATGCCGGCGACAgaataaaatgttatgttttcaCACAGCTTTTAGCTCTGCTTACCTGTTCTACAAGGACAACATTTGCTCTCAAAGCCAGAAGAGTTGAACTGTGGACTCTGAAGACTTCCTTGTTGTGCTGCTTGTTGAACGTCGGGTGGCGTCATCAGCTCTGCCGTATTAAAGGGCCAACACAACTGTGAGAGTTGACAGCTTGCTTCGGGCAGTATTTCGTTTTAAGGGAATAGTATGGAGTTTGGTATACATTCgtttggttttctttgttctttttaagaAGATTTGTAGTGCAGCAAAAATCAGATAAGGGCATCATTGCAAATGTTAACTTTGATTACTCAAACATCATGTATGTCATGGATAATATGTACTAATTTGTAAATAAAGGGACATCATTAACTATTAATAAAGACAAATATTACTGCAGTACTGCAGTATATTTCTAACTAACTGTGCAGCTCATTCTTTTTCTCTTGACAATACTCTTTAAATACTCTTTAAatatgaaacacattatggggtCAACTTaaaagaaaggcagatgtgaaatgtaaaagtgaggtcagaggtcaaatgtgacattatATTTCGATGCAAGCTATGATGTGATATTTAAAATCCTCATATACCAAAATTATTTCCTAAATGTTGCCAATACAAACAGTCTATAGATAGATAAGTTACTGCTTTTTAATCTTTACTGCTTTTTAATCTGTATCCTTCTGTATACAACTTAATTAATGGACCGCTGTAGTTTCTATTTGGTaatttctgtgcatgtgtggatCGGACAGTaacgtctgtgaaggttctcagtcatccaggtcatggtaatctcaggagcttggaaagagaAGTGACTGGACTTGTttgagtttcttgaagacgtttcacttctcatccgagaagcttcttgaGTTGTAACACCAACTGGTGGAGAGTCTCATGTTAATCTCATTTGATTATGCAGATGATCAATAGAGGGTCAACGACCCTCATAAGGGACAACTCCCAATaggatgaaacgtcttcaagagaCTCAAAGAAGTCAAGTTGATGTGTTGTTACCAAcatctggtgagaatttcatgtcaatagcgtttttaaaaataattttagttAGAAAATTGGTGATGTGATCAACTGTTATTTTACCCGCTGTAAATTTAACACTTTACTTTTGTGACCACTGAAGTATATTTTATTGAGAACAATTGCCAGTACATAAAATTATGAATACAGGTCTGGAAGGGAGTATATTAATATTGTGGGGTGACTGAGCATTGTTGGAATGTACATAAGCACGTTTGAATCACTCGTGATTAACAGACTTGTGAAACGACTGTTATATAATGGTTGGACAGAATTAGACTTTTTAGCACTTACGTGCATTTTATGGCTCATATAAAAGCCCTCAATTGATTAGGGCAGTGGACAGTATAAACTGGATCCTGCTCAGTCACGATGGTTTACAGTGTGAGTGCTCAGGTACAGCAGCTGGGTCTTAGATTTCTGCTCCTTTCAGTTTAATTACATACATTTGCTAAGGCAATAAGCTAAGGGCTGTAACATATAACATTTATTAAGGGCTGTTTTGTGGCTTAACACTTATTTAGTGCTAACTTAATACATAAAATGCTACTTTCTTTATTGTTCTGGGAGTTTCAAGTATATTCGCTATTGCTAGGACTGCAATCTTCTGGACAGAGACTTCTGATGTTGCCAGAATCTGCTGGAGCCCTGCTTCCAGTTTCAGGTGTTACAGCTGCTAATTCAGTAATTACATTGTGTCTTTTTGGCCTTGAGCAGTTGTTCCTTTAAGCCCTGTTTCAGCTGATCTTAACTGTCACACGGTCTTTCTTACAGATGTTTCAGCTTAGACTGCCACACCTGTCACAACAGTGGTCTTCCACTCCTCACCAACTACCACTGTGTCTGACCAGTTGGTCGACAACTGATTGCTTGCCTCGAACTTAGCCCTGTTGTTCTCAGCCACATTAAGTGGACTTCTAATCCACATACAGCACTGTCACTAGGTTGACCCCTTGGGTATACTTTTAAGTGCATGCTGTCCCAGCTTGGGACTCACATCCTGTTGCTATGGACTTCCTAGTCTCTTGGGCAACTTGTGCAATATGCAGCTTGGATCCTGTCAGCTGTGACTGACTCGTTCCTCTGCAGATCTTGTGCTCAGGGCCTGTTGTTGTGATCAGAGGCTGTCCTTTCATGTTCTGTTAGGCTGGCTTTTGCAACCCGCTTGGTATTTCTCTATGGAGGGGCTTGATCTCTTACCATATTTCCTGCTTCTGTTCCATCTGTATGGTGGTTGTGGCTTTGATGGTTATGTAAAGGTCGGAATCACCAGATTCAAGAGCATGCTAACAaggtaatattgtgtttaattgcAAATATAACAAAAACTCATGTGATGACTACTTTTTGAAAACTATAGCTTTATGTTGCACAGAGAGAAGCAGGCCAAACTGAGAAACTTCAATGTGGCCTGTAGTGCATTAAGAcaactataaataaaatggacaTTAATAGGACTCCATAGCCTTTAATAAATTCTATAATGAATTATTTTTTGAAGGTGGTTTGTACAACTTACTTAAGATACAAAAACTATGAGTGTAATCAGcattacaaaacacaaaacagctaATTACCACTGAAGCCAGAAAGCAGCTGTACTGTGACAACATCGCATGAAATTACTGAGCGGTAAGAGAGGAAAGAACCTAGCGGTTTCACAGCACTGAAGGCATAACACCTCATTTAGACTCAATTTAATTAAAGCATATAATAAAGAAGACATACGTCATGTGTTTATGTAATTCACACTGAATATTTCATCAAAGCACAGatgtaaaagcagaaaatcaaCATTTTTTCCGTGTACTGagcagaaagaagaaataaTGACTTTTAGCTGTAGCAGGTCATGAAGGAAAAAGCAAAGTTAAACTAAGAAGGGGATTCATGTGAATAGCTTCTCACCAATTAGGACTGATTAACCATCGACCATGGTTGTGATTACATccttaaaaagagaaagattAATAAGGAACATTAAATGCCGTGTATTTCTTTTCAAATCCCAAACTGTGAATCATCTAACTTTGTCTCAGCTGCTGCAGACTGATATGTTTCTGTGAAATCTGTGTAGACCCATCCGCATACAAGCTCACGGCCATCTGGTGTAATTTGCACTCAGCCTACTCAGAATTTGTGAAATGTTTTACAAATCATTAACCTTCTTGTCCTTTTTACACGTTTCAGCAAAACGCTCCAGTTGTATTTTACCGCACTGTGGGAGTCCACAGATAGCTGAACAACTGAATAATTCAACTTTTCATTATCTGTCTCTCCCACACAAGTCGGTGTCAATGACCTGAACTTTTTcagactatatatatatattccatCCAGCCAAGGATGAAAATCATATAATCAAATATCATATAATGATCAAATACTGTATTAGCCTTCTCCTAATATTTTAACTACAAGCTGTTTACTCTGACAGGCTGATCGAATACACTGCTGTGTAGAGAAGCGACAGACAGGCACACTTCAATTTATATGTATCACATGCTCTTGCTAATATAGTATGCCTTGCCATGAGTGTGTTGATGAGAGCTTTTGTCAGCAGGACAAAAGACAATGGCAGCAGCAGTTTACTGATCATAGATTCCCGTCTTAGTCTTTCATCTTGTAAAATGACATCTCCACTAGACAAAAtcagagaggcaaggctgagatgctTTGGACATGTGCACAGGAGGGAAGTGGAATTGgataaaggatgttgaagatgtagcaatggagc encodes:
- the parp10 gene encoding poly [ADP-ribose] polymerase 10 — encoded protein: MPGERVEERTLEVSEVPEGVDEELLSLYFENKRRSGGGPLVSVVKNGDRATVVFEDAAAAARVLSKGHHVLHNAELSVRKPASKDSCRLLLRGINPNTDTEMIELYVENTMGLEDYNLFASPGRDLILIQFREPLATDFQTLNTQISKRTLDGAQVTVEQVEQPDSILVENLHPGTTPDHVTLYFESSRGGNQDVKEVIVLSESTAKVSFCNYESVDAVLALSHKLEGAELSVKPYFNFLVPVESKTSQEVETSQDTTENSEEVNDIEMQTSPPTAASSSNHPLSEMALEPVAAPPPLPTEVEEVEVEVEEVEEVKEEEAEEVMEDQSDDSDTITCHIALTDPGKHALFQHSTIQKDIKNTNPNVIIQTKDDGVYVEGPDRAQAEQVKQTIMDFLCNIAEAHFTLELEKAQFLARKDVKERLLQAMTQSSSSTLYTVSDSNITVTSLTQDSAKKACSFLKSQVCYFSMPVDQENECMLYCREWSEFLQTLSFCSVKVSERGGNIDVWTLTGMENEKQAAIMQFLTTPIERETVISMEPGMLKYIQIHCHQLLADMDQVSIFPLEAEDNCGLKIHGHVVACQMAEEVLQGVVSSICTRTITVNTPGVARFLGEKECQSILNEMEAKFCVHISPKYVPWKPLPHQDIFEAAWQMMFHKNFQKMSTQELKSASMQIDASNGGLLEEAKKIVSAIDERLVQGVPTSDQQENMDNVDLYTASDDPSSLMDQDSDVTDADSAQNTASGLFFNNGALGHSSNLEEEAQLSLAIQYSMESSHWTPEDEEEQLQKALELSRNMSQKESSSNGADKTPQVHQPKKANINIPLKDAIEAANTIQLFVFAGYNCDLIRVDIAFGKKVSQRQVEEKIEHRNLRNMSEYYKTCLDVIKRKHAVEVQIQGTIITVSGFKDFVMGAVYDVKLLLEKISNSVPEREILNTVQWLRHDPISSVTAPYSPEATVFIENAFRKKLKKVDVLLDNQPHTINF